One stretch of Tachysurus fulvidraco isolate hzauxx_2018 chromosome 12, HZAU_PFXX_2.0, whole genome shotgun sequence DNA includes these proteins:
- the LOC113659713 gene encoding b(0,+)-type amino acid transporter 1-like — protein sequence MTSNEHEGLKLKREVGLISAISLVAGTMIGSGIFMSPQFVMFNVGSPGASLIIWAVCGLVTLCAALTYAELGTMFRESGGEFIYILRIYGPLPAFFLAFTKIVVVKPSSIVAVSLSLAQYAVAPFYPGCMPPTLVVKCLAAACILVVATINMLNVRFAMTIQVIFLVAKVAGLMVIVIGGIMTMAQNGLETLGNPDIAFEGTTLGISTIGMALYQGLWSFSGWSNLNYVLEEVKKPEINLLRALMIAIPLVTILYLLVNISFLAIMMPREIMTSSAVAVTWGNKVLGSWGWVMSIAAALSSFGTLNGSFFGLARICLVAAREGHMPNILSMAHVQRLTPTPALGFTTIIVFIVLILGDFRRIINFFSFTSWIFYGITISGLLYLKIKNSYLPNAYKVPIIIPILVLLVAVFLVLAPIIDNPQPEYLYVTLFILSGVLMYIPFIHFKLCPHLLDKLTVFLQLFLEVAPAEKNV from the exons aTGACAAGCAACGAGCATGAAGGATTGAAGCTGAAGCGGGAGGTAGGGTTAATTAGTGCGATCTCTCTGGTCGCAGGCACTATGATAGGATCTGGGATCTTCATGTCCCCTCAGTTTGTGATGTTCAATGTTGGAAGCCCTGGAGCGAGCTTGATCATCTGGGCTGTGTGTGGCCTGGTGACTCTATGTGCTGCGCTCACTTATGCAGAGCTCGGTACCATGTTCAGAGAATCTGGAGGTGAATTCATCTACATCCTGAGAATCTACGGACCCTTACCTGCATTCTTTCTGGCATTCACAAAAATAGTGGTGGTGAAGCCATCAAGTATTGTTGCTGTATCACTGAGTTTAGCTCAGTATGCTGTCGctccattttatccaggctgcATGCCACCTACATTAGTGGTGAAATGTTTAGCAGCAGCGTGCATTTTAGTGGTGGCGACCATCAACATGCTGAATGTTCGCTTTGCCATGACCATTCAGGTTATCTTCCTAGTGGCTAAAGTGGCGGGGTTGATGGTGATTGTTATAGGTGGAATCATGACCATGGCCCAAAATGGCTTAGAAACCCTTGGAAATCCAGACATTGCCTTTGAGGGAACAACTTTGGGGATCAGTACCATTGGAATGGCTTTGTATCAGGGACTCTGGTCTTTTTCTGGATGGTCTAATTTAAATTATGTTCTTGAAGAGGTGAAAAAGCCAGAG ATAAATCTCCTGCGGGCATTAATGATTGCCATCCCACTGGTAACAATCCTCTACCTGCTGGTCAATATCAGTTTTCTGGCCATCATGATGCCTAGAGAGATAATGACGTCCAGTGCCGTAGCCGTTACATGGGG CAATAAGGTGCTGGGCAGCTGGGGCTGGGTGATGTCTATTGCAGCAGCATTATCTTCCTTTGGCACGCTGAATGGATCATTCTTCGGTTTGGCACGGATTTGCCTTGTAGCTGCACGAGAGGGTCACATG CCAAACATTCTGTCCATGGCCCATGTGCAACGCCTCACTCCCACTCCAGCTCTTGGCTTTACTACCATCATTGTCTTCATTGTGCTCATTCTTGGCGATTTCCGACGCATAATCAACTTCTTCAG CTTCACATCCTGGATCTTCTATGGAATCACAATATCGGGATTACTCTacctaaaaattaaaaattcttaTCTTCCTAATGCATACAAG GTACCCATTATTATTCCTATTCTGGTGCTGCTGGTGGCTGTGTTCCTGGTTCTAGCTCCGATCATTGACAATCCGCAGCCTGAGTACCTATATGTCACCCTCTTCATCCTAAGTGGAGTTTTAATGTATATTCCATTCATTCACTTCAAACTGTGTCCACACCTACTGGACAAACTCACAGTGTTCCTGCAGCTCTTCCTGGAGGTTGCACCAGCTgagaaaaatgtgtaa